Genomic window (Desulfonatronovibrio magnus):
CGACCATTTCGGGGACGACTTCGAGAAGATCATCAAGGACCTGGACGTCCAGCTGACCCTGGCCGGAGGAGTGGTCTACGATCACCTTGGCCACCTGGACATGTTCGACCGCGAGGTGGACCCCAAGACCGGCACTGTCGCGGCCAGGGCCGTTTTTCCCAATCCGGACGGCATGCTGCGGCCGGGCATGTTCGGACGGGTCCGGGTGACCCTGGAAAGGGAGTGGGACCTGCTGCTCATCCCCCAGCAGGCGGTCATGGACACCTTGGGCCGCAAAAGCGTGTTCGTGGTGGACGCCCAGGATCAGGTTGCCTCGCGTCCCGTGCAGATGGGCCAAAGAATGGGCAATCTCTGGCATGTCAGCAGCGGCTTGGAGCCTGGTGAGAAGGTTGCCGTGGACTCCTTGCAGAAGCTGCGCCCCGGAATGCCGGTCGCCCCCACAGTGGTCTCCTATGCCTTGGAGTCCTCGGAGCAGGCCCAGGACTTGGCCCAGGAACAGGATCAGGCTCCGTCTCAGGAGTTGCCCCCGGACGCGGCCCCGGACGCGGCCCCGGAACCAGCCGGCGCTTCGCACAGTCCAATGCCGGATGCTCCGCCGTCAGCCGATGAAGCATCCGTGAGCCAGTGAGCCCCCCATGCTGTACAAATTTTTCATCGACCGGCCCATCTTTGCCTCGGTTCTGTCCATTGTCATGACCCTGGCCGGGATCATGGCCCTGATGAGCCTGCCCGTGGCCCAGTACCCGGAAATCAGCCCGCCCACGATCAATGTCAGCGCCACCTACCCCGGCGCTTCGGCCGAGGTCGTGGAACAGGCCGTGGCCGCGCCCATCGAGGAGCAGGTCAACGGCGTGGAAGGCATGATCTCCATGTCCTCCACCAGCTCCAACGACGGCAGCTACAGCCTGACCGTCACCTTTGACGTGGGCCGCGACCTGGACCTGGCCGCGGTGGACGTCCAGAACCGGGTCAGTCTGGCCGAGCCCAAGCTGCCGGACATGGTCAAGCGCCTGGGCGTCACGGTGAACAAGCAGTCCACGAACATGCTCCTGGCCGTGAACCTGACATCGCCCAACGACACCTATGACGCGCTGTTTTTGATCAACTACGCCAAGATCAACCTGACCGACGCCCTGGCCCGGCTGCCCGGCGTGGGCAAGGTGGATGCCTTTGGGGCCGGCGATTTTTCCATGCGCATCTGGGCGGACCCGGACAAGATGGCCTCCATGGGCATCGTGGCCTCGGACATTGAGCGGGCCCTCCAGGACCAGAACGTCCAGGCCCCGGCAGGACAGGTCGGGCAGGCCCCGGCCCCTCCGGGAACGCTTTTTCAGTATACGGTCCGGGTCCGCGGTCAGCTCACGGAAGTTGAGGAATTTCTGGACGTGATCATCAAGACCGCAGACGACGGGGCCGCGGTCCGCCTGCGGGACGTGGCCCAGGTGGAGCTGGGCGCGGATTTTTACAACATGTTCAGCCGCTTTTCCGGAAAACCCACGGCCACGCTGATGATCTACCAGCTTCCCGGGGCCAACGCCCTGGGCGTGGTGAAGGAGCTTTACGCGGCCATGGAAGAGCTGTCCGAGGCCTTTCCCGACGACGTGGCCTATGAGATCCTTTACGACACTACGGAATTCGTTTCCAGGTCCGTTGAGGAGGTGGTGCATACCCTGTTCGAGGCCTTTGCCCTGGTCTTTCTTGTGGTATTCCTGTTCCTGCAGAACTGGCGGGCCACCCTGATCCCCATGGTCGCCGTGCCCGTGTCCCTCATCGGCGCATTCATCGCCTTCCCGGTACTTGGCTTTTCCCTGAACATCTTCACCCTGTTTGCCCTGGTCCTAGCCATCGGCCTGGTGGTGGACGACGCCATCGTGGTGGTGGAGGCCACGCAGCTGAACATTGACGAGAAAGGCATGGCGCCCCGGGAGGCGACCCTCAAGGCCATGGAAGAGGTGGCCGGCCCTGTGGTGGCCAACGGCCTGGTGATCGCCGCGGTGTTCATCCCGGTGGCCTTTCTGGGCGGTATCGCCGGGGTGCTCTACCAGCAGTTCGCCTTGACCCTGACGGTATCCGTGTGGATCTCGGTGCTCAATGCCCTGACCCTGAGCCCGGCCCTGGCCGCGCTGCTCCTGCGGCGCACCAGGCCCGGTCGCGGCCCGCTGGCCTGGTTTTTCCGGCAGTTCAACCGCTTTTTCGAGGCCTGCACCCGGGGCTACACCGCCACGGTGCGGACCTCCATTCGCGGCTGGGCCTTGACTTTGTGCGTGCTGGCCGCGCTTTTCGGCTCCACCTACGGGCTGCTGCGCATCCTGCCCACGGGCTTCATGCCACCCGAGGACCAGGGCTATTTCCTGGTCAGCGCACAGCTGCCGCCGGCTGCTTCCCTGGAGCGTACGGATGCGGTCCTGCGCAAGATTGAGGCCTACCTGGACGACGCCCCGGGCGTGCGGGGCTACATCTCCCTGGGCGGGTTCAACCTGCTGGGCGGAGGGATTTCTTCCAATGCCGGGACCTTGTTCGTGGTCCTGGATTCCTGGGATGAGCGGACCACGCCCGACCTGAGCCTGGACGCCATCCTGGCCAGGGCCGGCAAGTTTTTTTGGAGCATTGGCGATGGGTTGGTGTTCGGGTTTTCCCCGCCACCCATTCCCGGCCTGGGGGCCACGGGCGGCGTGGAGATCCAGATCCAGGACCGGACCGGGGCCGGCATGGAGGACTTGAACCGGGTGACGCACGACTTCATTGCTGCTGCGGCCCAGCGCCCGGAGGTGAGCAGTCCGTTCACCACGTTTTCCATGAACGTGCCGCAGCTCATGCTGGAACTGGATCGGGACAAGGCCAAGAACATGGGCGTGCCCCTGACCGAGATCTATTCGGCCCTGCAGGCCTTTCTTGGCGGACTGTACATCAACGATTTGAACAAGTTCGGCCGGACCTACCGGGTCATGCTCCAGGCCCAGCCCGAGTTCCGGGCCAGGCCCGAGGACATCCAGAATTTTTACGTGCGCAACGCCCAAGGCAACATGGTTCCCCTGTCCACCATGATCACGGTGAGCGATATTTCCGGCCCGGAATACATCTCCAGGTTCAACGTGTACCCGTCTGTGAGCGTGACTGCCAGCGCCGCGCCGGGCTCCAGCAGCGGCCAGCTCATCGCGGCCCTGGAGGAAACCGCGGCCCAAACCCTGCCCCTGGGCTTCGGGTACGAATGGACGGGCATGGCCCTGCAGGAGAAGGAGTCCGCCGGCAAGTACGGGCCGGTCTTTGTTCTGGCCCTGCTGATGGTCTTCCTGTGCCTGGCCGCCCTGTACGAGAGCTGGGCCATTCCCCTGGCCGTGCTCTTCGCCCTGCCCCTGGGCGCGTTCGGCGCGTTCGGCGGGCAGTGGCTGCGCGGCCTGGATAACAACATCTACGCCCAGATCGGCCTGGTCATGCTCATCGGCCTGGCAGCCAAGAACGCCGTGCTCATTGTGGAATACGCCAAGGTTGCCTACGAGCGGGGCATGAACGCCAGGGACGCGGCCCTGGAAGCGGCCAGGGTCCGCTTTCGGCCGATCCTGATGACCTCCCTGGCCTTCATCTTCGGGGTCCTGCCCCTGGTCACGGCTACCGGGGCCCTGGCTTCTTCCCGGCACGCCCTGGGCACATCGGTCTTTGCCGGGATGATCGCGGCCACCTTCCTGGGCGTGATCTTTGTGCCGTTCCTGTACGCCCTGGTGACGAGCGCGGTGGAGAAGGTGCGGGGGAAAAAAACGTAGCAGGGCGCGAGTGGACCGCGCCCTGGCGGGGAAACAAGATTTTCACGCCGTCTCGGCGTGTCCTCCATGACAAGAAAGTAGAGATGCAGTCATGGCAAACCTCCTGGTAGCGACAGACATTTTGTACCTTCTCAATACCTCCGGGCAATTGAAGTCATGATGAAAAGACCTGAATTCCGACTTTCGTCGAAATGAATTGAAAATGCTGCGTAGTGCCAATGAAGTCATGCCGGCGTATGCCGGCATCCAGATCAATCTGACCGGAGTTTTTGAGAAGTTACCAGGATTCGCGTTTTCGGTCACGGCTCTCTCGTCTGTGGGATGCTTGAGGATGGTCAATCTGCTCAACAGGCTGCAACGCTGAATTTTGCCGGTCCAGGACAGCCCGGCCCTGTGCGGCAAGCAGGTGATGGATTCCTGCTTCCTGATGGAAAAGGGATTGATCAACCCGGTTGTCATCTGTAAGAGATTTCACAAACATTCCATCAGCAGGCCGACATGACCTTGCACCTTCCGCCTCCCATGGCCGACGCCCTGATGCTGGGCACGGTGAACGCCTCCCTGCCCGGGGAGATTGACGCAGACAGTCTGGCTGCCGCGATCAGGGAAGACCTTCCGGCCCGGCCCTGGAGGGCGCATCTGATCGCCCTGTTCACCGAGGTTTCCCTGAACGGGCTGGACTGCTTTCTCCGGAGCCGCCATATACCGGCCGGGCAGGCCCTGGCCTGCTATCGGACATGGGTGGCGCCGACAGACCCCAAACCTGCGGTGGAGCAGTGGCTTGTTGAACGACGAGACCTGGAAAAGTCTGCTGCGTAGCGCCCTGCGCTGTCTGGAGACCCTGCCCGCGACCCAGCGCCCC
Coding sequences:
- a CDS encoding efflux RND transporter permease subunit, producing the protein MLYKFFIDRPIFASVLSIVMTLAGIMALMSLPVAQYPEISPPTINVSATYPGASAEVVEQAVAAPIEEQVNGVEGMISMSSTSSNDGSYSLTVTFDVGRDLDLAAVDVQNRVSLAEPKLPDMVKRLGVTVNKQSTNMLLAVNLTSPNDTYDALFLINYAKINLTDALARLPGVGKVDAFGAGDFSMRIWADPDKMASMGIVASDIERALQDQNVQAPAGQVGQAPAPPGTLFQYTVRVRGQLTEVEEFLDVIIKTADDGAAVRLRDVAQVELGADFYNMFSRFSGKPTATLMIYQLPGANALGVVKELYAAMEELSEAFPDDVAYEILYDTTEFVSRSVEEVVHTLFEAFALVFLVVFLFLQNWRATLIPMVAVPVSLIGAFIAFPVLGFSLNIFTLFALVLAIGLVVDDAIVVVEATQLNIDEKGMAPREATLKAMEEVAGPVVANGLVIAAVFIPVAFLGGIAGVLYQQFALTLTVSVWISVLNALTLSPALAALLLRRTRPGRGPLAWFFRQFNRFFEACTRGYTATVRTSIRGWALTLCVLAALFGSTYGLLRILPTGFMPPEDQGYFLVSAQLPPAASLERTDAVLRKIEAYLDDAPGVRGYISLGGFNLLGGGISSNAGTLFVVLDSWDERTTPDLSLDAILARAGKFFWSIGDGLVFGFSPPPIPGLGATGGVEIQIQDRTGAGMEDLNRVTHDFIAAAAQRPEVSSPFTTFSMNVPQLMLELDRDKAKNMGVPLTEIYSALQAFLGGLYINDLNKFGRTYRVMLQAQPEFRARPEDIQNFYVRNAQGNMVPLSTMITVSDISGPEYISRFNVYPSVSVTASAAPGSSSGQLIAALEETAAQTLPLGFGYEWTGMALQEKESAGKYGPVFVLALLMVFLCLAALYESWAIPLAVLFALPLGAFGAFGGQWLRGLDNNIYAQIGLVMLIGLAAKNAVLIVEYAKVAYERGMNARDAALEAARVRFRPILMTSLAFIFGVLPLVTATGALASSRHALGTSVFAGMIAATFLGVIFVPFLYALVTSAVEKVRGKKT